One region of Mucilaginibacter gotjawali genomic DNA includes:
- a CDS encoding quinone oxidoreductase family protein, translated as MKAVVLNEIGGVLELQEVATPRPGKSQVLIKVESSGVNFAESQMRQGLYPVIPDTPVILGAEVAGVVEQVGGDADADLLGKRVVAVLFATGGHGGYAEYAIASVEEVIQIPDNVSYDDALAIPVQGLTAYFLLTEAAKISGTDAVLIHAAAGGVGSVAIQLAKILGIGKVFAGASSVSKLELASSLGADVVVNYTDPDWMEQIQTETDGKGLSVILSSGTNDIVKQSFNLLAPHGRFVVYGSLDILSSSFGADQVMQLVFKNQSVTGFYIGSYTAIPGNFKRAADYLLHLVSSGALKIITSSRYELKDAQQAHEDMANRKTVGKVILKIKSN; from the coding sequence ATGAAAGCAGTAGTATTAAATGAAATCGGCGGTGTATTGGAACTCCAGGAAGTTGCAACACCGCGTCCGGGTAAATCCCAGGTGTTGATCAAAGTCGAGTCCTCGGGTGTGAATTTTGCAGAAAGCCAAATGCGGCAGGGGCTTTACCCGGTCATACCGGATACACCGGTAATTTTAGGCGCCGAAGTGGCGGGGGTGGTCGAGCAGGTCGGCGGGGATGCTGATGCGGATTTACTGGGCAAACGTGTCGTAGCAGTGTTGTTTGCAACGGGCGGTCATGGCGGGTATGCGGAATATGCCATCGCGTCAGTTGAAGAGGTGATTCAGATTCCGGATAACGTATCGTATGACGATGCGCTGGCGATTCCGGTGCAGGGGCTAACCGCTTACTTCCTGCTAACAGAGGCTGCAAAAATATCGGGGACTGATGCAGTCCTTATTCATGCGGCTGCCGGCGGGGTCGGTTCCGTCGCCATCCAGCTGGCAAAGATCCTGGGTATTGGAAAGGTATTTGCCGGTGCAAGCAGCGTGTCCAAACTGGAGCTGGCCAGTTCCCTCGGCGCCGATGTAGTGGTTAATTACACCGATCCGGACTGGATGGAGCAAATCCAAACAGAAACGGATGGAAAAGGCCTCAGCGTTATCCTTTCTTCCGGAACAAACGACATCGTTAAACAAAGCTTTAATCTGCTGGCTCCACATGGGCGGTTTGTGGTTTACGGCTCATTGGACATCCTGTCGTCGTCTTTCGGCGCAGATCAGGTGATGCAATTGGTTTTCAAAAACCAGTCAGTGACCGGCTTCTACATCGGGTCTTACACCGCGATACCCGGAAACTTCAAAAGGGCCGCCGACTACCTTTTACACCTGGTATCGAGCGGGGCGTTAAAGATCATCACCAGCAGCCGGTATGAATTGAAAGATGCCCAGCAGGCGCATGAGGACATGGCCAACAGGAAAACAGTCGGTAAGGTAATATTGAAAATAAAGAGTAATTAA
- a CDS encoding TetR/AcrR family transcriptional regulator gives MKTSAVRNQIVETASRLFYKQGYNATGINQIIEEAGVAKASLYQHFHSKEDLLVEYLTVKGAETNAALKAEAEKFEAPKEKILAVFDFLAEVSVQPEYYGCNFLNIVSELPVDSDRVRGVIRKQKDDVRAMFADILRPVHKEKLADELYMLFDGALITNKVHGNAWPIQTAKTLAGKIL, from the coding sequence ATGAAAACAAGTGCCGTAAGAAATCAGATCGTCGAAACCGCATCCAGATTGTTTTATAAGCAGGGCTATAATGCGACCGGTATTAACCAGATCATTGAAGAAGCCGGAGTGGCCAAAGCGTCATTATACCAGCATTTCCATTCTAAGGAAGATCTGCTGGTAGAATACCTGACCGTAAAAGGCGCGGAAACCAATGCGGCTTTAAAAGCCGAAGCTGAAAAATTCGAAGCGCCGAAGGAAAAAATACTCGCTGTGTTTGATTTTTTAGCCGAGGTATCGGTGCAGCCGGAGTATTATGGCTGTAATTTCCTGAATATTGTTTCGGAATTGCCGGTCGACAGCGACAGGGTCCGGGGGGTTATACGCAAACAAAAAGATGACGTAAGGGCCATGTTCGCAGATATTCTCAGGCCCGTACATAAGGAAAAACTGGCGGACGAATTGTATATGCTGTTCGATGGTGCATTGATCACCAACAAGGTGCACGGCAATGCCTGGCCAATTCAGACGGCAAAAACGCTGGCCGGAAAGATCTTATAA
- a CDS encoding alpha/beta fold hydrolase produces the protein MKTKISSVLCFVLVVFGFIARAQRSQAGYQKVAYKTIRVDGLDVFYREAGNPDKPALLLLHGFPSSSFMYRDLINDLSANYHLIAPDYPGFGLSSQPPVSAFDYSFDHLAAVMEDFISRINLKHFSLYMQDYGGPIGFRIAAKHPGWISALIIQNANAYQEGLGNGFKKIMAMEDAGDKAGVENILKSIISFEGIKVQYTGGANNPAHIDPDAYLMDYQFIKGEENEPIQNALFQNYHINLTKYPDWQQYLRQHQPPTLVVWGKNDPIFIAPGGLAYQKDLKNAEVHLLNGGHFALVEYHAEIAAYIRSFLREKGIR, from the coding sequence ATGAAAACAAAAATTTCTTCGGTTTTATGCTTTGTGCTGGTTGTTTTCGGTTTTATCGCCAGGGCACAGCGAAGCCAGGCAGGGTATCAAAAAGTTGCGTACAAAACGATCAGGGTAGATGGGTTGGATGTTTTTTACAGAGAAGCCGGGAATCCTGATAAGCCGGCGCTGCTGCTATTGCACGGCTTCCCGTCTTCGTCTTTTATGTACCGTGATCTCATAAATGACCTTTCAGCAAACTACCATTTGATAGCGCCTGATTACCCCGGTTTTGGCTTAAGCAGCCAGCCGCCGGTGTCTGCGTTTGATTACTCATTTGATCACCTGGCGGCTGTGATGGAGGATTTTATCAGCCGGATTAACCTCAAACACTTTAGTTTATACATGCAGGATTATGGCGGGCCCATAGGTTTCCGTATAGCGGCAAAACATCCAGGTTGGATCAGCGCCCTGATCATCCAGAATGCCAATGCCTACCAGGAAGGATTAGGGAACGGCTTCAAAAAGATCATGGCGATGGAAGATGCCGGAGATAAGGCCGGTGTTGAAAACATCCTTAAATCCATCATTTCATTTGAAGGCATCAAGGTGCAGTACACCGGGGGGGCAAATAACCCCGCCCATATCGATCCCGATGCTTATTTAATGGATTATCAATTTATTAAAGGGGAAGAGAATGAGCCCATCCAAAATGCGCTGTTTCAAAACTACCATATCAATTTAACAAAATATCCCGACTGGCAGCAATACCTCCGCCAGCATCAGCCGCCAACGCTGGTCGTATGGGGCAAAAATGATCCGATATTCATCGCCCCCGGTGGATTAGCTTATCAAAAGGACCTGAAAAATGCGGAGGTGCATTTATTGAATGGCGGGCATTTTGCACTGGTGGAGTACCACGCCGAGATCGCAGCTTATATCCGGTCGTTTTTACGCGAAAAGGGCATCAGGTAA
- a CDS encoding alpha/beta fold hydrolase, with protein MKTKIIVASLLLGSAFNLSPVAYAAAHPKLAAHQTPKENATAGVYFRTIKVDGLDIFYREAGDKNKPTILLLHGFPSSSHMFRDLIRDLAPNYHLIAPDYPGFGQSSAPEPTAYNYTFDNLATTINHFIDALGLKKFSLYVQDYGGPVGFRIASARPELIQSIIVQNANAYTEGLGDALKPLVAYIQDPGESTIGPVKGFLSIEGTKWQYTDGAEDVSKIDPDSYITDQYYLNRPGNQDIQLALFRNYGTNLPLYPTWQDYFKKHQPLTLVISGENDKLFIAAGAMAYKKDLPKAEIHLLNGGHFVLEEKHAEAATLIRSFLVQNNIK; from the coding sequence ATGAAAACAAAGATCATCGTCGCCTCGCTATTGCTGGGCAGCGCATTTAATTTAAGCCCTGTAGCCTATGCGGCAGCTCACCCGAAACTAGCGGCCCATCAAACACCAAAAGAGAATGCGACAGCAGGCGTTTATTTTAGGACCATAAAGGTGGACGGATTGGACATCTTTTACCGGGAGGCCGGAGATAAAAATAAACCCACCATTTTATTGCTTCACGGATTCCCCTCTTCTTCCCACATGTTCAGGGACCTGATCAGGGACCTTGCCCCTAATTATCATTTGATCGCGCCGGACTATCCCGGTTTTGGACAAAGCAGTGCGCCGGAGCCAACGGCATACAATTATACCTTTGATAACCTGGCTACAACGATAAACCATTTTATCGACGCCCTGGGTTTAAAAAAATTCAGCCTTTACGTGCAGGATTATGGTGGCCCTGTCGGATTCCGCATCGCAAGCGCAAGGCCGGAATTGATTCAGTCGATCATCGTGCAAAATGCTAACGCTTATACCGAAGGACTGGGCGATGCACTGAAGCCATTGGTTGCCTATATTCAAGATCCTGGGGAATCCACCATCGGCCCGGTAAAGGGGTTCTTAAGCATTGAAGGTACTAAATGGCAATATACCGACGGTGCGGAAGATGTGTCGAAAATAGACCCCGACAGCTATATTACCGATCAATATTATTTGAACAGGCCGGGCAACCAGGATATCCAGCTTGCTTTGTTCCGAAACTACGGCACGAATCTGCCCCTGTATCCAACATGGCAGGATTATTTTAAGAAACACCAGCCATTGACCCTGGTTATTTCCGGGGAAAACGACAAGCTTTTTATCGCCGCAGGGGCGATGGCCTATAAAAAAGACCTCCCCAAGGCAGAGATTCATTTATTAAACGGCGGCCACTTTGTGCTGGAAGAAAAACATGCTGAAGCGGCCACCCTGATCAGGTCATTCTTGGTACAAAACAACATCAAATAA
- a CDS encoding TetR/AcrR family transcriptional regulator: MARPQIFNEDIVIEKALDVFWQKGFGGASTRDLIDAAGISNGSFFNSFGDKKTLYLKCLQKYDTVYITALENLLIVPLKFKEKIKSVLLEATKKAAGKDTYEGCFFFNTSIDSSVDDAAILGLADAIHQRVEKAFVSAVDMAKEAGEISKDIKSIQLAQYLFNIVNGLRALLLNSPHQSTIDNIINTTLDLLPS, encoded by the coding sequence ATGGCTCGTCCGCAAATTTTCAATGAAGATATCGTAATCGAAAAGGCCCTGGATGTTTTTTGGCAGAAAGGGTTTGGCGGCGCATCCACCAGAGACCTGATCGATGCCGCCGGGATAAGCAATGGCAGTTTCTTTAATAGTTTTGGCGATAAAAAAACACTTTATCTAAAATGCCTGCAGAAATACGACACTGTTTATATCACTGCCCTGGAAAACCTGCTTATAGTGCCCTTAAAGTTCAAAGAAAAAATTAAATCTGTTTTGCTGGAAGCTACTAAAAAAGCTGCCGGTAAAGACACCTACGAAGGCTGTTTCTTTTTTAACACATCGATTGACAGTAGTGTAGACGATGCCGCCATCCTGGGCCTAGCCGACGCAATCCATCAACGGGTCGAAAAGGCCTTCGTTTCAGCGGTCGATATGGCCAAAGAAGCCGGCGAAATTTCAAAAGATATTAAAAGTATCCAATTAGCCCAGTATCTTTTTAATATCGTCAACGGTCTGCGCGCCTTGCTACTCAATTCCCCTCATCAATCCACGATCGATAACATTATCAACACCACACTGGACCTGCTGCCCTCCTGA